The sequence below is a genomic window from Pseudochaenichthys georgianus unplaced genomic scaffold, fPseGeo1.2 scaffold_898_arrow_ctg1, whole genome shotgun sequence.
CCCGTTTGGTGAAAACGTATTTGTCCTACCatacacatattaaacctggaactaactaagcttcaattattgcctataaaaacaacattaaacattaaataatcagatgcattaatttcttatggctctatctgcagcttagagtcatttcttatgagtacatttctccacaggccaacaacagcttcaacaaaactattcccctcagagagaaaccaaacatgtcctgttgtcgtgagagaaagtgcagaaggaagcatccattgaagtcagtgtgctgctctgggatgctagctcagacacttggcgtctcatctcgggtgcaaggtcatcaatgttcgggctcaggctctgagcggaggagaccctcaggatggagtgaaggtgtgcgtgcaatataccggaggGCCAGATCTAAgagtaattagaaattatcctgcgggccgaaattaaatccaccacgggcctgatttggcccccgggcctcgagtttgacacgtgTGACCTAGGGTATGGCATGCTCTGCTGAAAGATCTAAAATACGAAACAAGTATTAATGAAAGTAAATTGGAGAAATCTCTTTCTATCCTTCTCCTCTACCTTCTCTAGCAGATTACGTTTCAATGTTGACGTTTTATCAACCataaaaattaaaattaaaatactacACAAACTATTATCATATAATATTTTCTGTCTGTCGGACTGAAAAGACGGTTGTGTTCAATTGTTTGAGTCAGGAATTCATTATGAGTAAAAGAGATGGCAAGTGCGCCAGGGTTAAAAAGCAAACAAAAGTTACTCAGGAAGATTTTAACGGACAGTTCGACTAAAATATCTGGATATTTTTCCTCAATCTGAAACCAAAAAACCTTAAACTATAACCGTTGAGACGTTTCTACTTCAAGCATCTTCACACTTTTACGAAGTTGTCTATCCTtaattataaaacggacaagtcaaataaaaaaatctgattggttcttagccgtgatatactgagcggcCTGTCGTGAGCGATTGCTTAAATGTAATCCATCCCTACTCGACTGTTTGGAGAGTCCGTTGTTGGCTAAGTACAGACGTTGACTAAACTGCTCGCAGACTTTCTCTAACTAGACCTCTTTGAGTTTTAATTAACATGTAAAGGATTTGAAGTTATGGCGTACTGTCCCTTTAAGAAACACTCCTCTCTTCAACAGGATTGTGTACATTGTGCAGTTCTTGGGAAAAGCCAACATCGGCATGGTAAACAATCCTGATTGAATACACATCTCTCATGCAGTCCATTGTATATCGTAACTTCTACTTTGTTCCCGTAGCACGGGGGGAAGGAGGTCCTGCAGCACGCCATCACTCAGGTGCTGCAGGAACACCAGCAGAGCAAGGTGAGACGGCTGCTGATTCATAAAGCCTTTTATCATCAGCTCGTGCTCACTAAAGTGAATCCCACAGGAAGTGCTGTTGGACCTGAAGGAGACACACCTGACGTGCACGGACAGAAGCAGCAAACAGGTGGGTGGATGCCGGTCCTAGCAAAGCCCCTTCCAGCTGTGGTTAATTACACGTGTGCATACACTAAGTGGCGCGTTTATTAGACTTATTACACTTTAAGTGTTTTGTTGCATTTAAATGTTCATTAAACCCACGTTTATGTTTCACCAGGAGCTGTTAGAGCATCACTATCCAGAGATCTCCTGTGTGGGCAGATACGGTCAGCCGGACTACACCGTATTCGCTTTCTGCGTGGCGTGAGTTTCACATTTAACAACTtcactacttcttacatgttgaacccaaatacctgtactttctacttcttacatgttgaactcaaatacctgtactttctacttcttacatgttgaactcaaatacctgtactttctacttctcacatgttgaactcaaatacctgtactttctacttcttacatgttgaactcaaatacctgtactttctacttcttacatgttgaactcaaatacctgtactttctacttctcacatgttgaacccaaatacctgtactttcttcttttacatgttgaactcaaatacctgtactttctacttcttacatgttgaactcaaatacctgtactttctacttcttacatgttgaactcaaatacctgtactttctacttctcacatgttgaactcaaatacctgtactttctacttctcacatgttgaactcaaatacctgtactttctacttcttacatgttgaactcaaatacctgtactttctacttcttacatgttgaactcaaatacctgtactttctacttctcacatgttgaactcaaatacctgtactttctacttctcacatgttgaactcaaatacctgtactttctacttcttacatgttgaactcaaatacctgtactttctacttcttacatgttgaactcaaatacctgtactttctacttctcacatgttgaacccaaatacctgtactttctacttcttacatgttgaactcaaatacctgtactttctacttctcacatgttgaactcaaatacctgtactttctacttctcacatgttgaactcaaatacctgtactttctacatgttgaactcaaatacctgtactttctacttctcacatgttgaacacaaatacctgtactttctacttctcacatgttgaacacaaatacctgtactttctacttctcacatgttgaacactaatacctgtactttctacttctcacatgttgaacactaatacctgtactttctaattcttacatgttgaactcaaatacctgtactttctacttcttacatgttgaacccaaatacctgtactttctacttcttacactttgaacccaaatacctgtactttctacttcttacacgttgaactcaaatacctgtactttctacttctcacatgttgaactcaaatacctgtactttcttcatgttgaacacaaatacctgtactttctacttctcacatgttgaacacaaatacctgtactttctacatgttgaactcaaatacctgtactttctacttctcacatgttgaacacaaatacctgtactttctacttcttacatgttgaacccaaatacctgtactttctacttcctacatgttgaacccaaatacctgtactttctacttctcacatgttgaacacaaatacctgtactttctacttctcacatgttgaacacaaatacctgtactttctacttctcacatgttgaacactaatacctgtactttctacatgttgaacccaaatacctgtactttctacttctcacatgttgaacactaatacctgtactttctacttcttacatgttgaactcaaatacctgtactttctacttctcacatgttgaacactaatacctgtactttctacatgttgaacccaaatacctgtactttctacttctcacatgttgaacactaatacctgtactttctacatgttgaactcaaatacctgtactttctacttcttacatgttgaactcaaatacctgtactct
It includes:
- the LOC117444703 gene encoding uncharacterized protein; the protein is MHGGKEVLQHAITQVLQEHQQSKEVLLDLKETHLTCTDRSSKQELLEHHYPEISCVGRYGQPDYTVFAFCVADSPETPLSTGFCCVAFRAQSIRECEDMVCRIATGFKHTEWFV